Proteins co-encoded in one Acidobacteriota bacterium genomic window:
- a CDS encoding adenine phosphoribosyltransferase: MEHLKKIIREIPDFPKPGILFYDITTLLANGPAFSEVIRTFVNRYGPARIDSVVGIEARGFIFASAVAYGLGAGFVPVRKPKKLPWKTVSRSYALEYGTDALEMHEDAVRPGHRVLLVDDLIATGGTARAVAEMVTSQGGTLVEAGFVVELEFLRGRDALAGLDVFSILKYQA, encoded by the coding sequence ATGGAACATTTGAAGAAGATCATCCGCGAGATCCCGGACTTCCCGAAGCCCGGCATCCTTTTCTATGACATCACCACGCTGCTGGCGAACGGTCCGGCCTTCTCGGAGGTGATCCGGACCTTCGTGAACCGCTACGGCCCGGCCCGGATCGATTCCGTCGTCGGGATCGAGGCCCGGGGCTTCATCTTCGCCTCGGCCGTGGCCTACGGGCTGGGGGCCGGGTTCGTTCCGGTCCGCAAGCCGAAGAAGCTTCCCTGGAAGACCGTCAGCCGCAGCTACGCCCTGGAGTACGGCACCGATGCCCTGGAGATGCACGAGGACGCGGTCCGCCCCGGCCACCGGGTCCTCCTCGTCGACGACCTCATCGCCACGGGCGGGACGGCGCGGGCCGTGGCGGAGATGGTGACCTCCCAGGGCGGCACGCTGGTGGAGGCCGGTTTCGTCGTGGAACTCGAGTTCCTCCGGGGGCGGGACGCCCTGGCTGGCCTGGACGTGTTCTCGATCCTCAAGTACCAGGCTTGA
- a CDS encoding acylphosphatase — MITRRYRVRGIVQGVGFRYFVLYRARALGVCGWVRNLDDGCVEVLAQGGPDALCALEGLLREGPRHASVAGVTAETVDDGGETFHTFSIED, encoded by the coding sequence ATGATCACACGGCGGTATCGGGTTCGGGGGATTGTCCAGGGCGTGGGATTCCGATACTTCGTCCTGTACCGCGCGCGCGCCCTCGGGGTCTGCGGCTGGGTCCGGAACCTGGACGACGGGTGCGTGGAGGTCCTGGCCCAGGGCGGGCCCGATGCCCTCTGTGCACTGGAGGGCCTCCTGCGGGAAGGCCCGCGCCACGCATCGGTCGCGGGGGTGACCGCGGAGACGGTGGACGACGGCGGGGAGACCTTTCACACCTTTTCGATCGAGGACTGA
- a CDS encoding PDZ domain-containing protein, which yields MKRFIVIFAGFVLAASAVIIAQDEGPVVVKMQRETGGAGWLGVQIRELKADEMAGMTEPDQPGVAIVKVMEDSPALKAGLKDGDIVTHYAGIPVLGVAHFRGLVSQTAPGRTVRLDVVRDTGKTTLKAQIGEGEAPKAARRFFFPMPGAEAPDVEIPGLEWYGDDEDAFAPRHRGQGPGADRDVRIFRYREGSPRLGVEVEPLNDQLAAFFGATDGGLLVKSVQPGSSAEKAGLKAGDVIVSVDGVKTADAGDIRDALAKAEGKEAAVKVVRNGKTLDLKALVEKPEKPEKPRRPAKL from the coding sequence ATGAAACGCTTCATCGTGATCTTCGCAGGGTTCGTTCTCGCGGCGTCCGCCGTGATCATTGCCCAGGACGAGGGCCCGGTGGTCGTCAAGATGCAAAGGGAAACCGGCGGCGCCGGCTGGCTGGGGGTCCAGATCCGCGAACTGAAGGCGGATGAGATGGCCGGGATGACCGAACCCGACCAACCGGGCGTGGCCATCGTCAAGGTGATGGAGGACAGCCCCGCGTTAAAGGCCGGCCTCAAGGACGGCGACATCGTCACCCACTACGCCGGGATCCCCGTTCTGGGCGTCGCCCATTTCCGGGGCCTGGTCTCCCAGACGGCGCCGGGGCGCACCGTGCGGCTCGACGTGGTCCGGGATACCGGCAAGACCACCCTCAAGGCCCAGATCGGCGAGGGTGAGGCCCCGAAGGCGGCCCGGCGGTTTTTCTTCCCCATGCCCGGGGCCGAGGCGCCGGACGTGGAGATCCCCGGGCTCGAGTGGTACGGCGACGACGAGGACGCGTTCGCCCCCAGGCACCGCGGCCAGGGGCCTGGCGCCGACCGCGACGTCCGCATCTTCCGGTACCGTGAGGGCTCGCCCCGGCTGGGGGTCGAGGTGGAGCCCCTCAACGACCAGCTCGCCGCCTTCTTCGGCGCGACGGACGGCGGCCTGCTCGTCAAGTCCGTCCAGCCCGGATCAAGCGCCGAGAAGGCGGGGCTGAAGGCCGGCGACGTCATCGTCTCCGTGGACGGGGTGAAAACCGCCGACGCCGGCGACATCCGGGACGCCCTGGCCAAGGCCGAGGGCAAGGAAGCGGCCGTGAAGGTCGTGCGCAACGGCAAGACCCTGGACCTGAAGGCCCTGGTGGAAAAACCGGAGAAACCCGAGAAGCCCCGGCGCCCGGCCAAACTGTAG